The window GACACCTATTGCTATGCAACGGTTGTGCCGGTAACTGGGGTGGGCGGAGTGGTCTGCGGAATTCGGTGATGGTCCGAGGAAAAGACAGACCTGATTGTGAAATGAAATTGGGGTCAACCTTTCGGTGGAAGTGTTCCTTGCTTTCGCCTTGGTAGGCTTCTGCGCATGACGATTCCTACCGAAGCGATTGGCAGCATTCCCCGTCCTCCGGAACTGATTGAGGCAATTACCTCCTTTCATCTAGGCAAGTTTGCGCCGGTAGAACTGGAAAGCGCATACGATGCTGCGCTTCGAGATACCATTGGCCGGCTGGAACAGACTGGTTCGCCGGTACTGACGGATGGCGAACAGACCAAGCCAAGTTTTGCAACTTATCCACTGAGCGGCTTGACCAACCTTGCCTCCGACGGAGTCGTTATCCCGTTTGCCGACGGGCACCAGCGGCAGTTGCCACGACTGACAAGCGGACCATTCCACTACGGAGTTCATGCGGCAACGTATCTCAGGGCAGCGCGCACATACACGAAGCGTCCGATGAAGCAGGCAGTCATCTCTGCCTCCGCGTTGAGCCTGCTTTATCCCCCGGACGGAATTGCGGATTATTCGCGCGAAGCGTTTGTTGCCGACTTACTGGACGATGCTGAGGAGGATATTCGCGGCGCGCTGAATGCGGGCGCGGCAAGTGTCCAGATTGACTTTACTGAAGGACGGCTTTCGCTGAAGCTCGACCCTTCGGGTGGCTTATTGCGCAGTTTTATCGCTCTGAACAATCAGGTGCTTGATCGTTTTTCCGCATCCGATCGGCAGAAGATCGGAGTGCATGTTTGCCCCGGCGGCGATCATGATTCGACGCATTCCGCAGATGTGGACTATGCCGCATTTCTGCCTGATTTATTCAAGATGAATGTTGGGCGTTTCTATCTGCAATTGGCCAGTGAGCCGGATAGGAAGCGTGTCTTGCGATTGATCAGCAAGTTGAGGCAGCCGGATCATCTTGTGTTTATCGGCGTAATTGATCCGATCAATCCCAGGATAGAGAGCGCGGAAGAAGTTCGCGACCGCGTTCTTGAAGCGGCGGCGTATTTACCGATAGATCGCCTTGGCACTACGGACGATTGCGGTTTTTCGCCGTTCGCCGACGACATTTCAACCGCTCGCGAAACTGCGTTTCGGAAGATTCAGGCAAGAGTTGAAGGGACTGCGCTCGCAGCGAAAGAGCTGGGGCTTTGACGCTGCGAGCAGGTGGTTTCCAGTTGCAACAATTACGGCTCATCGCGCTCCAGGTGATAAGGGCTACTCGAAATACTTCTGGAGAGTATTCAAGTAGTGCTCGTGCCATCCTGAGTCGAGGTGATCAGCCAGGCCTTCAGGGAAACCTGTGTGGTCCAGCACCAGCGTCGCCCCCCCGCCGTTCGATTTCAGTTCGAACTTCACGATCGAGTAAATGCCCGGGCTCCATGACGCTGGCCGCCAGGCCTGCACGATGCGCTGGTTGGCGATCAATTCGATATTTCTTCCGACAATCTGCCCGCCGAAGAGAGAAAAGGCGCCGCCAGCCTTTGCATCGATCTCCGCCGGCATGCCGGAAAAGGCAGCGAATTGCTTTGAATCCAGCAGCGCCTCGTAGATACGCTGAGGTGCGGGTTTGAAATCGACCTCATAATGCAGGGATGTTCGCGTCTTATTGGCGGCAGAGCTGGGTATCTCCTTCATCGTTGATTGAGGCGTCCCTCCCCAGGCCTTCGAAACGCCAAATGCAGCCAACACAATGGCCAGTCCCTTGACCAGTTGCCTTCGGCTCTCAAGTTCAACCGCCGGGTACGAACTCAGAATTTCTTTCATCGCATTCTCCCCAAAACGATGGCATCGACCACCACTGCATCGGAACACGCAAGTGAATTATGTTCAAGATCATATTTTGGGCGGTAGAATGCGTTGGAATTCTGATAGCACGTTGCAAGAGGCAAGGAGCTTTCATGCCCTATCCGGCCGGTCATAGCGTTGAAATCAGAGGCAAGATCGTTCAAAGCGCGCGAAGACTGTTCAATCGCCACGGCTTCGACAATGTCTCCGTGGACCAAATCATGTCCGGCGCAGGACTAACGCGCGGCGGCTTCTACAACTACTTCCAGAGCAAGAGTGATCTCTATACGGAGGTCCTCGGCTGCTTCTTCACCGACCCGGAATGGAAGAACTGCTGGGAGGGAGTAGAGGTCGACTTATCGTCTGCCGATGTAGGACAACAAGTGGTTCGCGCTTATCTGTCGCGCCAGCACTTCGAAGATGTGGAGAACTCCTGCCCCATGGTTGCGCTGCCCTCCGACGTTACGCGCAGCAGCGACAGCGCGAAGTGCGCTTTTGAAAATGTCTTCAGCGCGATGGTCAGCATATTGGAGCGAAGCATGGCCAGAGAAAGTTCTATCGAGGGCCGGTCTGGACGACGCGACAGAGCCAGTGCCGTCGCTGCGCTGTGCATTGGTGGAATGGTCGTTGCTCGTGCCATGGGTAATCGCACGAGCGCGGACCAGTTGCGCGATGGATGCCTAACCGTGGCCCTCGAACTTGGAGGCTGGCAAGAAGTTGCAAGCGGAAAGACATGATTGGCCTTTCCCTCAATCCGCTGCGCTTGGACGGACTGAGGGGGTTCGATAGCCTTCGCTTGCGAGATGCCGGCCCATCTGCGCGTACATGGATTCCTCCTGCGGCTGCCAGGTAGCCAATCCATCGACATAGCGGTTGTACATGCAAAAGGCTGCCGCGATAAGAACCGTGTCATGGATTTCAAGGTCGGTGGCGCCCTGCTGGCGCGCCGCCTCTATATCTTCCGCAGTAACATGTTTTCCGCCCTGCTGAACCTTGCCTGCAATGACCAGGAGGTGCTTGAGTTTTTCGGAGATTGGCGCCTGCATGAAGTCGGTCTTTACCTGCTTTACCGTGGCCTCATTTCCCAGATGACATGCGGCGGCGGCTCCGTGGCTGGTCTGGCAGAAGTAACAATCATTTCGCGAAGACACATAGGTCGCAATCAGCTCTCGCTCACCGGGAGTAAGGCTGTTTGGCTCGTGCAGCAGTATGTGAGCGAGTTCGCGCATGGGCTTCGCGGTTTCCGGACGGAAGGCAAAGCCGGAGCTGATTCCGGGAAGCCCCCGGGGAAGATCGATATGCGGCATAAGTCAGGCTCCTTGTGTTTCTAACTCGGGTTGAGGTAGATATTCGCGGCTCATGGTCACATAGCCATCTCTGGCGGTCTTTTTGCCGCGCTGGCGATAGAGTTCTTCGTCCTCCGGCTGCCAGGTTGCGAGACCATCCACATAGCGGTTGAACATGCAAAAGGCTGCAGCGATCAGCACGGTGTCATGAATTTCGATATCGGTCGCTCCCGCCTGGCGCGCCTCTTCGACATCGCTCGCTGTCACATGCTTGCCGCCGCGCTGCACTTTGGATGCAATGACCAGCAGCGCCTTCAGCTTGGCGGATATGTCTGCGTGCTGGAAATCCGCCTTCACCCGTCGCACCAGGTCTTCATCGCCATCCAGATGAGCGGCGGCAATCGCACCGTGTACGGTTTGGCAGAAGTAACAGTCGTTGAGATGTGAGACATAGGTTGCGATCAGTTCGCGCTCACCGGGCGCGAGCGAGTTAGGCGCGTGCAGAAGGATCTCTGCCAGTTCGTTAAGCGGCTTTGCGGTCTCAGGACGAAAGGCCATGGGTCCGCGAATGCCTTGCAGACCTTCGGGAAGTTGAATATGGGGCATGGTGGCTGTTAACTCCCTTCTGTAACTTCGGATATGTGTGGCGTGGCAGCATGTGGTGTGGCGAATAGTCTGCGCAATGGAAGACCGCAGAGCACGATGGCGACCCCAGCCAGCGCCGGCCAGGGATCGTGCATGAGAATGAGGAGCGCAATCATGACAGAAATGACGATGAAGAGGATGGGCGCAATGGGATACCACCATCCACGCACTGGCGTTTGCACACGGAACAGCGTGGAAGCGGCCAGCGCAAGGAACAGCACCGCCGAGAAGATGATGTAGGACAACACGCGATCGAATGCGCCCAGCAGGAGCACTGCAAGCGAGAGGCCTGTTTGCAGAAGGATGGCGTTTGCGGGTGTTCCCCAGCGCGGATGCAGTTTGGCGAATGCGGGAAAGAACGCGCCGGACTGCGCCATTGCGTAGCAAACGCGAGGAGCAGCCATCGTAAGCGCGGCCATCCCGCCGCAGACGCAGATCAGCACGCAGATGGAGAGAATACGCGCGCCGAGAGATCCAAAAAGCACCTGACCGAACTGAGCGACGAATGCGGTGTTCGAAGTGAGGCGCTCGATGGGCAAGACAGAGAGAAACGCTGCGCTGATAAGCAGGTAGACGGCTGTCACAACGGCAACGCCGCCGATAAAGGCTAGCGGCAATGTGCGCCTCGGGTTGCGAACTTCGCCTGCGATCTTGCTCGCCTCCCACCATCCGCCAAAGCTGAAGAATGCACTCACCACGCCGCCTGCAATGGCGGGAAAGATCGCCTCCGAACCGGGCCTGCGCACGGTGAATGGCATCAAGTTGCTCAGGTGCGCGTGGCCGGAAACGGCCGCCCAACCGACGAGTGCGAAGAGGATGACCAGCTTGAGGATGTTCACGAATGACATGATCGAGCCGCTCAATCGCGTGCCAAGCAGGTTGATTCCACCGAAGAGGCAAAGCAGCACGACGGGCATTGCGCTCAGCCACGCCGAACCGATGGGAAGAACCTGGGCCAGATAGGGAACCGATCCGACAGCCAGCGCTGCCGCCACGCCCGGATACATGACGATGGAACTCATCCAGCCGTAGAGAAACGCTACCGGTTCACCGTAGCCCGCCCGCAGATAAACATACTCGCCGCCTGATTCGGGAAATCGAATCGCGAGTTCGGAGTAGCAAAGTGCGCCGCACATGGCCATCAGTGCGATGACCAGCCAGACGAGCAGAAGCAGGAGCGGCGATCCAAGAGACCTGGCCATGGCTGCCGGGGTAAGGAATATGCCCAGCGCGATGGATTCGCCGGTGACAACGGCAATGGCCGCTGCCAGACCGAGTTGCCTCTGAGGGCGCGAGGAATTCGAATCAATCGGCACGCGGGAATACTACGTGGCGATCAGCGCTCCCGGCATCCATCGAAAGTTTTAGTTGGTCTCTCAGTCAAGTAGTGCCTCGATGTCGCGGGAGCCGTGGATAACTCGCACGACCTCAATACCCTGGTGTTTGGGTTGGTAGAAAATAAGCCAATTTTCGAAGCCTTTCAGTGGCCAGCGGCGAATCCGACGCAAAGATAGTCTGCGAAAACCGCAGCGCAGACCCATTCTCGGCATGCGCCAATGCTTCGAAGGTTTCGCGGGCAGCCGTAACAAATTGGTCAGCCAGCCCAATCCCTGCCTCATTCTCCAGGTAGGCAGTGCAATCGATCAGATCCCGACGGGCTCGGGGAAGAATGAGGACGCTTGGCAAGCTACGAAGCCTTAGCCGACTGAACTACCATTTTGGCGGAGGTCTTACGGGAACTCGACCGCTCTCTTATTTCGTTTCGCAGGGTTGCCCACCACTCCGGGGTCGCTTCCATGGCCTCACCTGAGTTGAGCGCATCCAGCAAGGTTTGCTCCAGTTGCTCTTTCGCGTGACGTTTCTGGTCGGCGCGCACCAGTTCGCGAATATATTCACTTGCGCTCGAATACGCTCCGGCAGAAACCTGCTCTTCAACAAACTGTTTCATTGGATCGGGAAGAGAGATATTCATGGTTTGCATGGAATGCTCCTCTCCAGCAGTGTAATTTCATTGACAAAAATTGGCAATTCCTGCCAATGCACGAAAATCTAAGAATAACCATCCGCGAAAATCAAGGCCCTCACCGCATATATCAGTAATTCACCTTTATCGGGGCTGTGATCCAGGTTGCAAAGGGCTCCCATGCCTCGGACTGGAGGAGCTGAACGGACGGAATATTGCGTTGCCCGGCGCTCTTGCGGAACTCTTCATACAGAAATGCGTCATCGAAACCCGCCTTGGCTGCGTCCTGCTGATTACTGCCGAAGTAGATTGCCTCCAGACGCGCCCAGTAGATGGCCGCGAGGCACATCGGGCATGGTTCGCAGCTGGTGTAGATTTCGCAGCCGGTCAGTGAGAACGTTCCCAGTTGTGTGCAGGCTTTGCGGATGGCGTTGACTTCGCCGTGGGCTGTGGGGTCATTCGTCGTGGTGACGGAGTTGGCGGCCTCGGCGATTACTTCTCCGTCGCGAACAATCAGCGCGGCGAATGGTCCACCGGCGCCCTCAAGCACGTTCTGGGTAGCAAGCTCAATGGCGCGGCGTAAAAAGGCGGGGTTGGGTTGACGCGACATCGAGCTCCAGACCTCCGATACACTTGATTCTCAGGGAATATCGACAGTATGGCACAAGGTTCAGGAGAAAGCTGGAAGACAACACTGACGTGGGCCTTTCGCTCGCGGCGGGTGGCGACAGCGGATGGCTTGCGCCCGGCAACTGTGGTGGTGAAAGCCGACCGGATTGTGGATGTAGCGGAATGGAACGAGGTGCCGGTGGCTGCGCATCTACGCGATTATGGAGACCATGTACTGCTCCCCGGTCTGGTCGACACGCATGTGCATATCAATGAACCGGGGCGAACTCACTGGGAAGGATTCAGGACCGCGACCCAGGCCGCGGCGGCAGGCGGCGTTACGACGCTGGTCGATATGCCGCTGAACTGCAAGCCGGAGACGATCTCGGTGGCAGCGCTGGAGGCCAAGCGGGCAGCTGTGCATGAGAACGAAAGCGGTTCAGTGACCGGAGCCAGCGAAGGCGTGAGCCATGCCTGGGTGGATTGGATGAGCTGGGGTGGTGTCGTTGGGAATCATGGTGGGGGCGGCAACGAGGCTGAGATTCCGTGGCTGATTGAGGCCGGTGTTCCGGGCTTCAAGTGCTTCCTTGTACATTCCGGAATCGACGGCTTTGCATGGGTCGACGAGGCTCAGTTGCGCAAGGCGCTGGCGATGCTCCGAGTCTCTGGATTGCCGCTGCTGGTTCACGCGGAGCTGGCTGGCCCGATAGACCGCGCGACGGCGCTGATCAACTCGTCGAGTTCGGCTGACTGGCGGAGCTACGCCACCTATCTCGCATCCCGGCCCGACGAAGCGGAGATCGAAGCGATTGAGCTTCTGATTGGTTTGGCGGATGTCTTTGACGCCCGGCTGCACATTGTCCACCTTGCAACGGCCAAAGCGCTTCCGGCAATTCAACAAGCCCGGGCTGCCGGACTCAAGATTACGGTCGAAACCTGTCCGCAATACCTCTGGTTTGCCGCGGAAGAGATTCCGGATGGGGCTACGGAGTTCAAGTGCGCTCCGCCGATCCGCAATGCGGACAATCGCGAGGCGCTTTGGCAGGCGCTCCGCGACGGCGTCATTGATATGGTTGCAACGGACCACTCACCATGCCCGCCTGAGATGAAGAACCGCGATTCGGGGCGCTTCGATCAGGCCTGGGGTGGAATTGCAAGCCTGGGACTGGCTTTGCCCGTGGTCTGGACTGGATTGCGGCAACGCGGAGGCGGTCTGGAACTGCTTGCCAAATGGATGGCCGAAGGACCGGCCCGGCTGGCTGGGCTAACTGGCCGCAAGGGAGCGCTGGCTCCCGGTTACGACGCCGACTTCGCCGTGCTGGACTCGGAGGCAGAGTGGACGGTGACGGAAGAGGACTTGCGATTCCGGCACAAGCTTTCGCCTTACCTCGGAGCTTCTCTGCGCGGCAAGGTGCTTGAAACCTACCTGCGCGGAGAATGCATTTACTGGGGGCGAAGCCAAGACTCCGTTCTCGATCCAAAGGCGCGGGGACAAGAGATTCGGCGGACGCCATGACGGAACCAACTGCGACAGATACAAAGACCAGAGCCGCGGCGGCGATTGCCGAGTGTCGCCTGATCGCCACCATGAGCGAAGAGGCGGGACGGACGACGCGCCGGTTTCTGACGCCACCCGTCACCAAGGTTCACGCGCATCTGCGTGCTCGCATGGCCGCGCTTGGGATGTCGGTAAGGGTTGATGCGGTGGGAAATCTGCGTGGACTGTGGCAACCAGCTTCCGGTACATCGAAGCGGTTCGTACTCGGTTCGCACATCGACACGGTTCCCGATGCTGGAGCTTTCGATGGCGTTCTCGGCGTGGTGCTGGCGCTTGAACTTGTGGAGATGGCGCGCGTCCGTTCTCTGCCCCTCGCGATCGAGGTCATCGCCTTTTCAGAAGAAGAGGGCGTTCGATTCGGCGTTCCTTTTCTTGGGAGCCGCGCTGTGGCTGGGCGGTTTGACCCCGCGTTACTGGATCTGCGTGATTCCGCAGGAGTGTCGGTGACGGAATCGATCCGGAACTTCGGGCTTGATCCGGGAGAAATAGACGCGGCGCTCTTAAGCGACGCCGCTACCGGCTTTTTTGAGATTCACATCGAGCAGGGGCCGGTGCTCGAAGCGGAAGGGTTGCAACTCGCAGTGGTAACGGGCATTGTCGGGCAAACCCGCTGCGAGGTGTGCTTCCTGGGACAGGCCAATCATGCCGGGACGACTCCGATGGCGCACCGCCGGGATGCGCTGACGGCAGCGGCGGAATGGATATGCGCCGTGGAAGCGGCGGCGAAGGAGCACAACAGCGGCCGGGATGAAATCATCGCGACGGTCGGCAAGATTGTCGCGGAACCAAATGCGGGAAACGTCATTGCCGGGAGTGTTCGAGTAAGCCTGGATGTGAGGAGCACGCGGGACTCTGTTCGGGAGGCGACCGTCGCAAGGCTGCTCGATCTGGCAGCAGCCATCGCAGCCAGACGCGGATTGAGGTGCGAGGCAAAGCGGCAGATGGAGCAGCCAGCCGTTCCGATGGATGAGCAGTTGACGGCGTACCTGACGGAAGCTCTGGAAGCCGCCGACTTCCCGGTACGGCAGATGCCGAGCGGTGCAGGCCATGATGCTATGGTGATGGCAACACGTGTTCCGACTGCGATGCTTTTTTTGCGCAGCCCCGGCGGCATCAGTCACCATCCGGCGGAAGCGGTTCGCGAAGAAGACGTAGAAACAGCCCTGATCGTCGGTGACGTCTTCCTGCGTCGGCTAGCGACTATTCACACGCATTAACCACATTGACATCTGTTGCTTACAGACAGAAGTGAAAGAGGATTCCGTGCCGCATGGATTGGGAAATACCCGAAGCAGCCTGAAGGCGGATCATCTCCTGCAGACTCCGGACACTTTCATTCGCACACCGCTCCCGGGCGCGAACGGCGTGGAATTCGTGGTGCACACCGGATCGCGTCTCGGCACCGCTTTTACGCAGATGACTGCCGAATTCGCCCGGAATGGATCGCTCGCCCCAGCCGGACCGGGAGTGCAGCGGTTCGTATACGTGCTGGACGGGCTCGTCGATCTGGAAGTCCTGGGAGGAAGAACAAGCGGCGCACTGACTCCCGGGGGCTTCGCCTACATTCCTGCGGATGGGGCCCACCAGATTCGCGCACGGGAGGTCTCGCGTGCGGTTGTGATCGAGAAGCGCTACACGCTCCTGGCCGAAAGCATCTTCGGAACAGGCGCGCAAGCCAACCAGCCGGAGGTAGTCATCGGCGACGAAGCGCAAGTTGCACCCGAAGCGCTAGGCGGCGATGAAGGTCTGCAGGTTCGGCATTTGATGCCGGACGGACCCGGTTGGGATTTTGCTGTGAACACGATGACCTATGACCCCGGCGCAGCGCTGGCGATGGTCGAGATTCACGTCATGGAGCATGGGCTGTTTATGCTCGAAGGCGGCGGAATCTATCGCCTTGGGGACAGTTGGTATCCGGTAACGGCGGGCGACTTTATCTGGATGGCTCCGTATTGCCCGCAGTGGTTTGGGGCGATTGGGAAGACTCCGGCGAAGTATCTGATTTATAAGGATTGGTACAGGCATCCGCTGGCTACGTAAATAGAAATCTGGGTGAGAGAACATGGCCGAAGTGGCACCGCTCGTCGAAATCGACAGATTGATGGCAGAGCTGGCGAAGCTTGCGCGCATTTCCGAGGCCGAGCCGCCGGTCGTGACCCGCATCGTATTCAGCAAAGCGGACCTGCGGGCTCGGGCGTACATGAAAGACTTGTGTCGCGTAGTGGGTTTGTCGATCCGCGAAGACGCCGTCGGCAACACATTTGTCCGATGGCAGGGCGCTGATCCGAAGCTGGCGGCCGTCGCGACCGGTTCGCATATCGATGCCATTCCCAATGCGGGCGCCTATGACGGAGTGGTCGGCGTGCTCGGCGGTCTCGAAGCAATTCGCGCTCTGCAGCGCACGGGATTTCGGCCCCGCCGACCGATTGAGCTGGTGATCTTCACCTCCGAGGAGCCGACCCGCTTCGGCATAGGCTGCCTGGGAAGCCGGATGATGGGTGGAGTGATGACGCCGGACCATGCTCGAACTCTGCGGGACAGCGAGAGCCGCAGCCTGGACGAGCTGCGAGGGCAAGCCGGATTTTCCGGCAACCTGGAGACGGTTTTGCTTTCAGAGGGTCATTTTCATGCTTTTGTCGAGCTGCACATCGAGCAGGGGCCGATCCTGGAAAGCGAAGGGATCGATCTCGGAATCGTGACGCACATCGCGGCGCCCGCGTCGTTGAAGGTGACGATCGAGGGCGAAGGTGGACATGCCGGCGCGATGCTTATGCCCATTCGCCACGACGCCCTGACCGCAGCTGCAGACCTGATTCTGGCTCTTGAGGCCGCGGCAAAATCCAGCGGCGTGATCGATACGGTGGCGACGGTCGGTGTATGCGAGGTCTTTCCGGGGGCGGTGAATTCGGTTCCGTCGCTGGTGCGGCTCGAATCCGACATTCGCGACACGGACGGGACGCGCAGGGACGGGGTCGTGGAAAATTGGAAGGCCGTTGCGGCAGAGGTCGCTGCCAGGCGAGGAGTACAGATCAACTTTGAAACCGTGAATGCGGACCCGCCGGCCATCTGCGACGCCTCTGTTCTGGAGGCTGTTCAGAACGCGGTGAGCAGCGCCGGAAAGACCAGCGTGCGGATGGTCAGCCGGGCTTATCACGATTCTCTGTTCGTGGCCCGGTTCGCTCCGGTGGCGATGATCTTCACGCCTTGCCGAGGTGGCGTGAGTCATCGGCCCGACGAATATGCCAGTCCGGAATGGATTGCCAGCGGGGTCGAGGTCCTGGCGCGAACATTGGCCAATCTCGCGAGATGAAGAGAGAGCAAGAGGTAAACCCTAGTAGTTTTATCTTTATAATCAATCACTTAAACTGCAAAACTAAATGTAAATTATCATAATTTGAAGCGCTCGTCTTTCATTTTGGAACAGTCAGCCACATTTTGGACTATTTTGTGGAAAACCTGTGGGCATCGATCTATATTCCTCTCGCAATTTTCTGCTAACGCATTTATTTATCAGTCCATTACAGAATAAATCTAAAGTTTGCTTCTCCGAGGCAACTTCTTCAAAAAAGATCCCCGGCTCCAAATGGAACCGGGGACCGTTTGTGCTGTCCTTTCAGCTCAGCTCAGGCAACGTGACCAACAATCACGCCGCTCAAGGCCTCAGCATCCTGCGGCCGGGCGTGGAGGAGCGGCAACGCTGCTGCCAGCACCTCCTCGACGCGACTCGCGTAGTGGATCGTGACGCCCTCGGTTTGGGCCGGGGTCAGATCCTCTTCGACGTTCTGGCGGTTGTCCGCAGGCAGAATCACGTGCTGGACTCCGGCGCGCCGGGCGGCGAGGAACTTCTCCTTGATCCCGCCGACCGGCAGTACGTTTCCGCTGAGAGTCACTTCGCCGGTCATGGCCGTAAAGGGCCGGATCGGCGTGTTCGTCATGAGCGAAACCAGAGTCGTGACCATGGTGACGCCTGCGGACGGACCATCCTTGGGGATGGCGCCCGCCGGCACATGAATGTGCAGGTCGACGGAGTTGGTGAAGTCCTCTTCCAGGCCGAGGCTTCCGGCGTTGGAGCGGACCCAGGTCAGCGCGGCCTGCATGGATTCCTGCATGACTTCGCCGATCTGGCCGGTCATCGTGAACCCGCCCTTGCCCTTCATGCGGTTAGCCTCAATGAAGAGGACATCGCCGCCAGCGGGTGTCCAGGCAAGACCGACCGCTACGCCAGCCCGGCGCGTCCGCTCGAAGACTTCCATATCGACGCGAACCTGAACGCCACCGAGGAACTCCTGCAGAAGCTCTTTGTCGATGACCAGCTTCTCCTTGTTTCCTTCGACGTAGCGCCGAGCGACCTTGCGGCAGACCGTGCCGAGCACCTGCTCCAGCCTGCGGACGCCGGCCTCGCGGGTGTAGTGACGGACGATGTGCTTGACCGCCTCCTCAGGGAACTCAATTACCTCGGCCGGAATGCCGTTGCCTGCAATCTGCCTTGGAATCAGGTATTTGTATGCGATATGGACCTTTTCCTCCTCGGTATAGCCCTGGAGCGAGATGATCTCCATGCGGTCGAGCAACGGCTCCGGAATGGGATCGAGCATGTTCGCGGTGCAGATAAAAAGCACTTTGGACAGGTCGAACGGCACATCCAGGTAGTTATCCCGGAAGGTGTTGTTCTGCTCAGGGTCGAGCGTTTCGAGCAGGGCAGCCGCCGGGTCGCCGCGGAAATCGCGGCCGAGTTTGTCGAGTTCATCGAGCATGATCACCGGGTCGTTGGTGTCTGCGCGACGGATGCTCTGCATGATCTGGCCGGGAAGCGCGCCTACATAGGTGCGTCGGTGGCCGCGAATCTCGGCCTCGTCGTGCATGCCGCCGAGCGAAACGCGCTGGAACTTCCGCCCGAGCGCCCGAGCGATGGACCGTCCCAAAGAGGTTTTGCCGACTCCGGGAGGTCCGACGAAGCAGAGGATCGGCCCCTTCATATCAGGCTTGAGCTCGAGAACGCTGAGGTAGTCGAGGATGCGGTCCTTTACCTTTTTCAGGCCGTAGTGGTCGTCATTGAGGATCTCGGCAGCTTTGCCCAGATCGACTTTCGTACCCGAACTGCGTGCCCACGGCAGGGACGCAAGCCACTCGACGTAGTTACGAACAAGGGACGAATCCGATGCCATTGGAGACATCCGCGCCAGCCGATTCAGTTCCTTGAGCGCCTCTTTCTTGACGTCATCGGGCATTCCGACTTCTTCGA is drawn from Acidicapsa acidisoli and contains these coding sequences:
- a CDS encoding SRPBCC family protein, yielding MKEILSSYPAVELESRRQLVKGLAIVLAAFGVSKAWGGTPQSTMKEIPSSAANKTRTSLHYEVDFKPAPQRIYEALLDSKQFAAFSGMPAEIDAKAGGAFSLFGGQIVGRNIELIANQRIVQAWRPASWSPGIYSIVKFELKSNGGGATLVLDHTGFPEGLADHLDSGWHEHYLNTLQKYFE
- a CDS encoding type II toxin-antitoxin system RelE/ParE family toxin; this translates as MRQGLGWLTNLLRLPAKPSKHWRMPRMGLRCGFRRLSLRRIRRWPLKGFENWLIFYQPKHQGIEVVRVIHGSRDIEALLD
- a CDS encoding carboxymuconolactone decarboxylase family protein, with product MPHIDLPRGLPGISSGFAFRPETAKPMRELAHILLHEPNSLTPGERELIATYVSSRNDCYFCQTSHGAAAACHLGNEATVKQVKTDFMQAPISEKLKHLLVIAGKVQQGGKHVTAEDIEAARQQGATDLEIHDTVLIAAAFCMYNRYVDGLATWQPQEESMYAQMGRHLASEGYRTPSVRPSAAD
- a CDS encoding TetR/AcrR family transcriptional regulator, with amino-acid sequence MPYPAGHSVEIRGKIVQSARRLFNRHGFDNVSVDQIMSGAGLTRGGFYNYFQSKSDLYTEVLGCFFTDPEWKNCWEGVEVDLSSADVGQQVVRAYLSRQHFEDVENSCPMVALPSDVTRSSDSAKCAFENVFSAMVSILERSMARESSIEGRSGRRDRASAVAALCIGGMVVARAMGNRTSADQLRDGCLTVALELGGWQEVASGKT
- a CDS encoding carboxymuconolactone decarboxylase family protein; translated protein: MPHIQLPEGLQGIRGPMAFRPETAKPLNELAEILLHAPNSLAPGERELIATYVSHLNDCYFCQTVHGAIAAAHLDGDEDLVRRVKADFQHADISAKLKALLVIASKVQRGGKHVTASDVEEARQAGATDIEIHDTVLIAAAFCMFNRYVDGLATWQPEDEELYRQRGKKTARDGYVTMSREYLPQPELETQGA
- a CDS encoding APC family permease yields the protein MPIDSNSSRPQRQLGLAAAIAVVTGESIALGIFLTPAAMARSLGSPLLLLLVWLVIALMAMCGALCYSELAIRFPESGGEYVYLRAGYGEPVAFLYGWMSSIVMYPGVAAALAVGSVPYLAQVLPIGSAWLSAMPVVLLCLFGGINLLGTRLSGSIMSFVNILKLVILFALVGWAAVSGHAHLSNLMPFTVRRPGSEAIFPAIAGGVVSAFFSFGGWWEASKIAGEVRNPRRTLPLAFIGGVAVVTAVYLLISAAFLSVLPIERLTSNTAFVAQFGQVLFGSLGARILSICVLICVCGGMAALTMAAPRVCYAMAQSGAFFPAFAKLHPRWGTPANAILLQTGLSLAVLLLGAFDRVLSYIIFSAVLFLALAASTLFRVQTPVRGWWYPIAPILFIVISVMIALLILMHDPWPALAGVAIVLCGLPLRRLFATPHAATPHISEVTEGS
- a CDS encoding nucleoside deaminase, translating into MSRQPNPAFLRRAIELATQNVLEGAGGPFAALIVRDGEVIAEAANSVTTTNDPTAHGEVNAIRKACTQLGTFSLTGCEIYTSCEPCPMCLAAIYWARLEAIYFGSNQQDAAKAGFDDAFLYEEFRKSAGQRNIPSVQLLQSEAWEPFATWITAPIKVNY
- a CDS encoding cobalamin-independent methionine synthase II family protein, which encodes MTIPTEAIGSIPRPPELIEAITSFHLGKFAPVELESAYDAALRDTIGRLEQTGSPVLTDGEQTKPSFATYPLSGLTNLASDGVVIPFADGHQRQLPRLTSGPFHYGVHAATYLRAARTYTKRPMKQAVISASALSLLYPPDGIADYSREAFVADLLDDAEEDIRGALNAGAASVQIDFTEGRLSLKLDPSGGLLRSFIALNNQVLDRFSASDRQKIGVHVCPGGDHDSTHSADVDYAAFLPDLFKMNVGRFYLQLASEPDRKRVLRLISKLRQPDHLVFIGVIDPINPRIESAEEVRDRVLEAAAYLPIDRLGTTDDCGFSPFADDISTARETAFRKIQARVEGTALAAKELGL
- a CDS encoding type II toxin-antitoxin system ParD family antitoxin, whose product is MQTMNISLPDPMKQFVEEQVSAGAYSSASEYIRELVRADQKRHAKEQLEQTLLDALNSGEAMEATPEWWATLRNEIRERSSSRKTSAKMVVQSAKAS